The Verrucomicrobium spinosum DSM 4136 = JCM 18804 genome includes a region encoding these proteins:
- a CDS encoding metallophosphoesterase family protein has translation MRTFAIGDIHGCQTALQVLDEQLNFGTDDVIVTLGDYVDRGPDTCGVIDHLLGLSKRATLVPLRGNHEVMMLNSRTDWRTLDAWKDCGGAETLASYGTTLLEDVPEHHWAFLESTLPWYETATDIFVHANLRAHLPLDQQSENVIYWERLIICHPHISGRRMICGHTPQHEGVPLNFGYAVGIDTYAYGTGWLTCLDVGSPDGTYWQANQLGEFRTGKLTPLSRIGSV, from the coding sequence ATGCGTACCTTTGCCATCGGTGACATTCACGGCTGCCAGACTGCTCTCCAGGTTCTGGACGAACAGCTGAACTTTGGAACGGACGACGTCATCGTCACGCTGGGGGACTATGTGGATCGCGGACCCGACACCTGCGGGGTCATCGATCACCTGCTGGGCCTCTCCAAACGGGCCACGCTGGTGCCTCTGCGTGGCAACCATGAGGTCATGATGCTCAATTCCCGCACCGACTGGAGGACGCTGGACGCCTGGAAAGATTGCGGCGGGGCCGAGACCCTGGCCTCCTACGGCACCACCCTGTTGGAAGACGTGCCGGAACACCACTGGGCCTTTCTTGAGAGCACCCTGCCGTGGTACGAAACGGCCACGGACATCTTCGTTCACGCCAACCTCCGCGCCCATCTGCCTCTCGACCAGCAGTCTGAGAACGTGATCTACTGGGAACGGCTCATCATCTGCCACCCCCACATTTCCGGCCGGCGCATGATCTGCGGCCACACCCCGCAGCACGAGGGGGTACCGCTGAACTTCGGCTACGCCGTGGGGATCGATACCTACGCCTACGGCACCGGCTGGCTCACCTGTCTGGATGTGGGTTCCCCAGATGGCACCTACTGGCAGGCCAATCAGCTGGGCGAGTTCCGCACCGGAAAACTCACCCCGTTGAGCCGCATCGGCTCAGTCTGA
- a CDS encoding LysR family transcriptional regulator translates to MEYSLRELECFVAVAEELSFTRAARRLHLAQPPLSRHIRVLEEKIGAPLFERSQKGVALTAAGAVFQEETRGILPQLLRAGEAVRRQLQGETARLRLGFVSAVLSEKLVETFRRFRQRHPQVQVMLHDMPPAEQWLGMIQGTLDGGFVGLMPDEKDRPLGMQHVPWREEPLVAFVPSGHRLGAGGSNSSRKPVSIKEFAREPFVAVSSEAAPVFATLLRELCSAAGFRPRIVLESPRAQAVAVMVAAGSGVAFLPESLAHVLGGSVEVVRLKEAPVITHVFAHPAGGSTSPAMKAFLELLSSD, encoded by the coding sequence ATGGAATACTCGTTGCGGGAACTGGAGTGCTTTGTGGCGGTGGCGGAGGAGCTCTCCTTCACGCGTGCGGCTCGCCGGCTGCATCTGGCCCAGCCGCCGCTCTCCCGGCACATCCGGGTGCTGGAGGAGAAGATTGGCGCACCGTTGTTTGAGAGGTCGCAAAAAGGGGTGGCGCTGACGGCAGCCGGGGCGGTGTTTCAGGAGGAGACGAGGGGGATTTTACCGCAGTTGCTCCGGGCTGGGGAGGCGGTGCGGCGGCAGTTGCAGGGGGAGACGGCCCGGTTGCGGCTTGGGTTTGTCAGTGCCGTTTTGAGTGAAAAGCTGGTGGAGACCTTCCGGCGCTTCCGCCAGCGGCATCCTCAGGTGCAGGTCATGCTCCATGACATGCCGCCCGCAGAGCAGTGGTTGGGGATGATACAGGGCACACTGGATGGTGGGTTCGTCGGGCTGATGCCCGATGAGAAGGACCGCCCGCTGGGCATGCAGCATGTCCCCTGGCGGGAGGAGCCGCTCGTGGCCTTTGTCCCATCCGGTCACAGATTGGGCGCAGGCGGGTCCAACTCATCCCGCAAACCGGTTTCCATCAAGGAGTTTGCCCGGGAGCCGTTTGTCGCGGTTTCCAGTGAGGCGGCCCCGGTCTTTGCCACTCTGCTGAGAGAACTCTGCTCGGCGGCAGGTTTCCGGCCCCGGATCGTCCTGGAATCCCCCCGGGCTCAGGCGGTGGCGGTGATGGTGGCGGCAGGCTCAGGAGTGGCCTTTCTACCGGAAAGCCTGGCCCATGTGCTGGGAGGGAGTGTGGAGGTGGTGCGGCTCAAGGAGGCACCCGTGATCACGCATGTGTTTGCCCATCCGGCGGGCGGTTCGACTTCTCCCGCGATGAAGGCTTTCTTGGAGCTGCTCTCGTCAGACTGA
- the ilvD gene encoding dihydroxy-acid dehydratase has product MNSHTIKKGPLRAPHRSLLRATGAIQSEADWDKPFIAIANSFVQIIPGHAHLDVVGRKVREAVRAAGGVPFEFNTIGVDDGIAMGHGGMKYSLASREIIADSVETMLRAHCFDGVVCIPNCDKIVPGMLMAAARVDIPTVFVSGGPMKAGIQPSTGKALNLTSVFEAVGALSADRITEEELTEIEQHACPTCGSCSGMFTANSMNCLSEALGLALPGNGSILATAPARDRLFEEAGRTIVELVKHNLRPSHILTRQAFENALALDMAMGGSSNTVLHTLAIAREAGVPLTMADFNTFSDRVPHLCKVAPSGIHHMEDIDRAGGISAILKALSRKPGVLHLNALTVTGRTLGQTIADAEVKDAGVIRPIENAYSERGGLAVLFGNLAPNGSVVKAAGVSPAMMKFTGPAVIFESQDEANQGILTGKVKSGDVVVIRYEGPRGGPGMQEMLAPTAAIAGRGLGDSVALITDGRFSGATRGGSIGHVSPEAAAGGPIALVEPGDLIEIDIPARSMKLLVDEATLAERRANWQPPQPKVAARGFLARYAKLVNSADTGAVLE; this is encoded by the coding sequence ATGAATTCCCACACCATCAAAAAAGGCCCCCTCCGTGCCCCCCATCGCAGCCTCCTCCGTGCTACGGGGGCCATTCAGAGCGAAGCCGACTGGGACAAGCCCTTCATCGCCATCGCGAACTCCTTTGTGCAGATCATCCCCGGTCACGCCCATCTGGATGTGGTGGGGCGCAAGGTGCGGGAGGCGGTGCGCGCCGCCGGGGGCGTGCCGTTTGAGTTCAACACCATCGGGGTGGATGACGGCATCGCCATGGGCCATGGCGGCATGAAGTACTCCCTCGCCTCGCGCGAGATCATCGCCGACAGCGTGGAGACGATGCTCCGCGCCCACTGCTTCGACGGCGTGGTGTGCATTCCCAACTGCGACAAGATCGTGCCGGGCATGCTCATGGCCGCGGCCCGCGTGGACATCCCCACCGTGTTCGTTTCCGGCGGCCCCATGAAGGCGGGGATCCAGCCCTCCACTGGCAAGGCCCTGAACCTGACCTCCGTGTTTGAAGCGGTGGGCGCCCTTTCCGCCGATCGCATCACGGAAGAGGAACTAACTGAGATCGAGCAGCATGCCTGCCCCACCTGCGGCTCCTGCTCGGGCATGTTTACCGCGAACTCCATGAACTGCCTCTCCGAGGCGCTCGGTCTGGCCCTGCCGGGGAACGGGTCCATCCTGGCCACCGCCCCCGCACGCGACCGACTGTTTGAGGAAGCAGGCCGCACCATCGTAGAGTTGGTGAAACACAACCTGCGCCCCTCCCACATCCTCACCCGTCAGGCGTTTGAAAACGCCCTGGCGCTGGACATGGCCATGGGCGGGTCATCCAACACCGTGCTGCATACGCTGGCCATCGCCCGGGAGGCTGGGGTGCCGCTGACCATGGCGGACTTCAACACCTTTAGCGATCGCGTGCCCCACCTCTGCAAGGTGGCCCCCTCTGGCATCCATCACATGGAGGACATCGACCGCGCCGGCGGTATTTCCGCGATCCTCAAGGCTCTGAGCCGCAAGCCAGGCGTTCTGCATCTCAATGCCCTGACCGTGACCGGCCGCACCCTGGGGCAGACCATTGCCGATGCGGAAGTGAAGGATGCCGGGGTGATTCGTCCTATCGAAAACGCCTACTCAGAACGGGGAGGTCTGGCGGTGCTCTTTGGCAACCTCGCGCCGAACGGCAGCGTGGTGAAGGCCGCAGGCGTGTCCCCTGCCATGATGAAGTTCACCGGTCCTGCCGTGATCTTTGAATCCCAAGACGAGGCCAACCAGGGCATCCTCACCGGCAAGGTGAAATCCGGCGATGTGGTGGTAATCCGCTACGAAGGGCCTCGCGGCGGCCCGGGCATGCAGGAGATGCTCGCCCCCACCGCCGCCATTGCCGGTCGCGGCCTGGGCGACTCCGTGGCCCTCATCACGGATGGCCGCTTCTCCGGTGCCACCCGCGGCGGTTCCATTGGTCACGTGTCCCCAGAAGCCGCTGCCGGCGGGCCCATCGCCCTGGTGGAACCGGGAGATCTTATCGAAATCGACATCCCCGCCCGGAGCATGAAGCTTCTGGTGGATGAAGCCACGCTCGCTGAACGCCGTGCCAACTGGCAGCCGCCGCAACCCAAAGTGGCCGCGAGAGGTTTCCTGGCCCGGTATGCGAAGCTGGTAAACAGCGCGGATACGGGCGCGGTGCTGGAGTAG
- a CDS encoding aminopeptidase P family protein — MRYRPMPPTVFAAARKRLCKSLPPGSLVILHANDVYPTNADGTLGFVQSSDLYYLSGVDQEETILMLFPDAPDPSMREMIFLRETSEMIAVWEGERLTKDQASAASGVAAGSIHWLDQFDRFFRMAMCQARQVFLNTNESLRATVEVETRERRFITRCQQEFPLHRYERLAPLLHELRIIKAPAEVTALKEAIAVTESAFRRILGFVKPGVMEYEVEAEMIHEFIRQGAQGHAFSPIVGSGKNACVLHYITNNARCNDGDLLLLDFGAKLGNYHADLTRTIPVNGRYTPRQRDVYNAVLRTHKHARKLLKPGVQIRAYQEEVGAFVEEELIKLKLLNRSDVKTARDRDPSRPAYKKYFMHGTSHHLGLDVHDVGNMWQKLSPGMVLTVEPGIYIREEGIGVRIENDVVITARGNTDLMPTMPIEVEEIEELMAGGSGSGKVKKKAGAKGG; from the coding sequence ATGCGCTATCGTCCCATGCCCCCGACAGTTTTTGCCGCAGCCCGCAAGCGTCTCTGCAAATCCCTTCCCCCGGGGTCACTGGTCATTCTGCACGCCAATGACGTGTATCCGACCAACGCGGACGGCACCCTGGGCTTCGTCCAGAGCAGTGATCTCTACTACCTCAGCGGGGTGGATCAGGAAGAGACCATCCTCATGCTCTTCCCGGATGCGCCGGATCCCTCCATGCGGGAGATGATCTTTCTTCGCGAGACCAGCGAGATGATCGCGGTATGGGAAGGCGAACGACTGACCAAGGACCAGGCGTCTGCCGCCAGCGGGGTGGCAGCGGGCTCCATCCATTGGCTGGACCAGTTTGACCGCTTCTTCCGCATGGCCATGTGCCAGGCCAGGCAGGTTTTCCTGAATACGAACGAATCCCTGCGTGCCACCGTGGAGGTGGAGACCCGGGAGCGTCGTTTCATCACGCGCTGTCAGCAGGAGTTTCCTCTGCACCGTTACGAGCGTCTGGCCCCGCTCCTGCACGAGCTGCGGATCATCAAGGCCCCGGCCGAGGTCACCGCGCTGAAGGAGGCCATTGCGGTCACCGAGTCCGCCTTCCGCCGCATCCTCGGCTTTGTGAAGCCCGGGGTCATGGAGTACGAGGTGGAGGCGGAGATGATCCACGAGTTCATTCGCCAGGGAGCTCAGGGGCACGCCTTCAGCCCCATCGTTGGGAGCGGCAAGAACGCCTGTGTCCTGCACTACATCACCAACAATGCCCGCTGCAATGACGGGGATCTGCTGCTGCTGGACTTCGGCGCGAAGTTGGGAAACTACCATGCGGACCTCACCCGCACCATTCCGGTGAATGGCCGGTACACCCCCCGCCAGCGGGACGTGTACAATGCCGTGCTCCGCACCCACAAGCACGCGCGCAAGCTCCTGAAACCCGGCGTGCAGATCAGGGCCTATCAGGAGGAGGTCGGCGCGTTTGTGGAGGAGGAGCTCATCAAGCTCAAGCTGCTGAACCGTTCGGACGTGAAGACCGCCCGGGACCGCGATCCCAGCCGTCCGGCGTACAAGAAGTACTTCATGCACGGCACCAGCCATCATCTGGGGCTGGATGTGCATGACGTGGGCAACATGTGGCAGAAGCTCTCGCCCGGCATGGTTTTGACCGTGGAGCCCGGCATCTATATCCGGGAGGAAGGCATCGGCGTGCGCATCGAGAACGATGTCGTCATCACCGCCAGGGGGAACACGGATCTCATGCCCACCATGCCGATCGAGGTGGAGGAGATTGAGGAATTGATGGCGGGTGGAAGTGGAAGCGGGAAAGTGAAGAAGAAGGCGGGGGCGAAAGGGGGATGA
- a CDS encoding patatin-like phospholipase family protein produces the protein MSSMPTTTPLQPPASKGLAVALGSSFFGFYSHTAFMRALHDQGIFPSHMSGTSAGAVAAALCGVGLQGADLEAFVMRRGLRRAFLDWAAPLRFPGVVSTLVCSGILSGHNFVQFLRKHLPKQRLEECTHPRVQLAVTNLTRRECVLVEEGDIAQWVMASCAVPGLFCNQVIDGMRWCDGGVALEIPFDHWLEDPEIHTIVLHRIEHVRGTECVPRWPSVATGFAASHDTINGTLHQMRMRQARESGKRVIEVVTETPHPGLLPGKVRSLLLETGYQSGAKAVTRLLEGAGKPAVSTDAVPAAMHNAILNQIRHACRCGEEQMLPGFSTATVAGR, from the coding sequence ATGAGCTCGATGCCCACTACCACCCCGCTACAACCTCCGGCCTCCAAGGGGCTGGCAGTCGCTCTGGGGTCCTCGTTCTTCGGCTTTTACTCCCACACGGCCTTCATGAGGGCACTGCATGACCAGGGCATTTTCCCCTCTCACATGTCCGGCACCTCCGCCGGAGCGGTGGCGGCCGCGCTCTGTGGGGTCGGGTTGCAGGGGGCGGATCTGGAGGCGTTTGTGATGCGGCGCGGGCTGCGGCGGGCCTTTCTGGACTGGGCGGCTCCGCTGCGGTTTCCGGGCGTGGTGAGCACCCTGGTCTGCTCGGGCATCCTCTCCGGGCACAACTTTGTCCAGTTCCTCCGCAAGCATCTGCCCAAGCAACGGCTGGAGGAGTGCACCCATCCTCGCGTGCAACTGGCCGTGACCAACCTGACCCGCCGCGAGTGCGTGCTCGTGGAGGAGGGGGACATCGCCCAGTGGGTCATGGCGAGCTGCGCCGTCCCCGGGCTCTTTTGCAACCAAGTCATTGACGGCATGCGCTGGTGTGACGGTGGCGTGGCCCTGGAGATCCCCTTTGATCATTGGCTGGAGGATCCGGAGATCCACACCATTGTGCTGCACCGCATTGAGCATGTGCGTGGCACGGAGTGCGTCCCGCGCTGGCCCTCCGTGGCCACTGGTTTCGCGGCTTCGCACGACACCATCAACGGCACCCTGCACCAGATGCGCATGCGTCAGGCCCGGGAGTCTGGGAAGCGCGTGATCGAGGTGGTGACCGAGACCCCGCATCCCGGCCTGTTGCCCGGCAAGGTGCGGTCATTGCTCCTTGAGACAGGTTACCAGTCTGGTGCCAAAGCCGTGACCCGTCTTCTGGAAGGTGCGGGCAAGCCCGCAGTCAGCACCGATGCGGTGCCCGCGGCGATGCATAACGCCATCCTGAATCAGATACGGCATGCCTGCCGCTGCGGCGAAGAGCAGATGCTGCCTGGCTTTTCCACGGCCACCGTGGCCGGAAGATAG
- a CDS encoding SGNH/GDSL hydrolase family protein has translation MKLNLRFLALPLVLAALAPVLSAREPAAVSQLPPNARVAIIGDSITEQKQYSRYIEAYLLACLGRQDIKVFQFGWSGETAGGFAQRAINDLAVFNPTVATLCYGMNDGRYVPFADTIGADYEKNMRLVLARLQELGVKNVVVGSPGAVDTKFFARPGATPAQYNDNLAHLRDIDQKLALEAKYAFANVHDNMVSVMAKAKAGLGDDYDVCGRDGVHPNANGQLLMAQSFLKGLGVSGDIGEITVDLKGAGSAIGGHKVLGGKDGTVELESATWPFCFDGNPVGSGSTRSILPYTSFNQDLNRLILKVKNLDAPKAKVTWGTESKEFTKEQLTAGINLPAEFAKTPFDAAFQGLLSALGAKQGYETPMIKGLITNFRNFAEDIKNDAEFAAAISTLKQKMLAKQEKLDAQVRSKLVPVKHTLKVEPVL, from the coding sequence ATGAAACTGAATCTTCGTTTCCTCGCCCTGCCGTTGGTTCTTGCTGCCCTGGCTCCGGTGCTCTCCGCCCGTGAGCCCGCTGCCGTCTCCCAGCTCCCGCCCAATGCCCGTGTGGCCATCATTGGAGACTCCATCACGGAGCAGAAGCAGTACTCCCGCTACATCGAGGCCTACCTGCTGGCTTGTCTGGGCCGCCAGGACATCAAGGTCTTCCAGTTCGGCTGGAGTGGGGAAACCGCCGGCGGATTTGCGCAGAGGGCCATCAATGACTTGGCCGTCTTCAATCCCACTGTGGCCACCCTCTGCTATGGCATGAATGACGGGCGCTATGTGCCCTTCGCAGACACCATCGGGGCGGACTACGAGAAAAACATGCGGCTCGTCCTGGCCAGGCTCCAGGAGCTGGGCGTGAAGAACGTGGTCGTGGGTTCTCCCGGTGCGGTGGACACGAAGTTCTTCGCCCGCCCGGGTGCCACTCCGGCCCAGTACAATGACAACCTTGCCCACCTGCGGGACATTGATCAGAAGCTCGCGCTGGAGGCCAAGTACGCCTTTGCCAATGTGCACGACAACATGGTGAGCGTCATGGCCAAAGCCAAGGCGGGCCTGGGCGATGACTACGACGTCTGTGGCCGTGATGGGGTGCACCCCAATGCCAACGGTCAGCTCCTCATGGCGCAGTCCTTCCTGAAGGGGCTCGGCGTGAGCGGCGATATCGGCGAGATCACGGTGGATCTGAAGGGCGCTGGCTCGGCCATAGGCGGGCACAAGGTGCTGGGCGGCAAGGACGGCACCGTGGAGCTGGAGAGTGCCACCTGGCCGTTCTGCTTTGACGGGAACCCCGTCGGCTCCGGCAGCACCCGCAGCATTCTGCCTTACACCAGCTTCAACCAGGATCTGAACCGCCTCATCTTGAAGGTGAAGAACCTCGATGCTCCCAAGGCCAAGGTCACCTGGGGCACGGAGTCCAAGGAGTTCACCAAGGAGCAGCTTACCGCCGGGATCAACCTTCCCGCGGAATTCGCCAAGACCCCCTTCGACGCCGCTTTCCAGGGTCTGCTGAGCGCTCTTGGGGCCAAGCAGGGGTATGAGACCCCCATGATCAAGGGCCTGATCACCAACTTCCGCAACTTCGCGGAGGACATCAAGAACGACGCGGAGTTCGCGGCCGCGATCTCGACCCTGAAGCAGAAGATGCTGGCCAAGCAGGAAAAGCTGGACGCCCAGGTGCGCAGCAAGCTGGTGCCCGTGAAGCACACGCTCAAGGTGGAGCCGGTGCTCTGA
- a CDS encoding RHS repeat domain-containing protein, with protein sequence MNVIFSCLRFAVLLGFLLVGQDLLAYYNPATGTWLSRDPIAERGGLNLYGFVANDAVNKWDYLGLEERTLVVAMGPDIGEGISISESNPSSAVRPILPILKQELGYLPTVVNYSKSTPIRRQSFIEERVRARLAKYKAAGMEPVHTVKFLFKYTATAGEIRTHLANQGDRHILMTHGAHAPIETGVILEVPGAKVLNTQVAAPYPLGQVLAEDFKPNDDKLGIACCYAGKLPQKVREISLVRLVGTPTADEPQMAGPSIELIVDGCACWVSLNKNNEEIHQKGRAIGHIDFWFVVSLGNDSEWKCWISGHLCRRCTRWHMEYCVSGYAITGGPSPSSEKLRCAARDIVDLAFPQGFIGDFTDFGGPGVAGAHLI encoded by the coding sequence ATGAATGTCATCTTTTCCTGCCTCCGCTTTGCCGTGCTGCTTGGATTCCTCTTGGTTGGGCAAGACCTCTTGGCATACTACAACCCAGCCACTGGCACATGGCTCTCGCGCGATCCAATTGCTGAAAGGGGCGGCTTAAATTTATACGGCTTTGTTGCAAATGATGCCGTGAACAAGTGGGACTATCTCGGCCTTGAAGAGAGGACGTTGGTTGTTGCAATGGGGCCAGACATTGGAGAGGGGATTAGCATCTCAGAAAGCAATCCCTCATCGGCGGTCAGACCAATTTTGCCAATCCTGAAGCAGGAATTGGGATATTTGCCGACTGTGGTAAACTATTCGAAATCTACGCCTATACGCCGCCAGAGTTTCATAGAAGAAAGAGTTCGGGCTCGTCTTGCAAAATACAAAGCTGCTGGAATGGAACCGGTCCATACGGTGAAATTTTTGTTCAAATATACAGCAACCGCTGGGGAAATTCGAACTCATCTTGCAAATCAAGGAGACCGGCACATCCTGATGACTCACGGGGCACATGCCCCTATTGAAACGGGAGTGATTCTTGAGGTGCCCGGGGCCAAAGTGCTGAATACACAGGTTGCTGCTCCATATCCTTTGGGACAAGTTCTCGCGGAGGATTTCAAACCCAATGATGATAAGCTTGGAATTGCGTGTTGCTACGCAGGCAAGTTGCCGCAAAAGGTTCGAGAGATTTCGCTCGTGAGGCTTGTTGGGACTCCAACAGCGGATGAACCGCAAATGGCTGGTCCGAGTATTGAACTAATTGTGGATGGATGTGCTTGCTGGGTTTCACTGAACAAAAACAATGAAGAAATTCATCAAAAGGGTCGTGCTATTGGCCATATTGATTTCTGGTTCGTCGTCAGTCTCGGCAATGACTCCGAATGGAAATGCTGGATATCTGGTCATCTCTGTCGGAGATGCACCAGGTGGCACATGGAGTATTGCGTGTCTGGATATGCCATTACAGGCGGACCCTCCCCCTCCAGCGAAAAGCTACGTTGTGCGGCTCGCGACATTGTGGACCTCGCTTTTCCCCAAGGTTTCATTGGCGACTTCACCGATTTTGGTGGACCGGGCGTTGCCGGAGCCCACCTCATCTGA